A single Anopheles arabiensis isolate DONGOLA chromosome 2, AaraD3, whole genome shotgun sequence DNA region contains:
- the LOC120895301 gene encoding glutaredoxin-related protein 5, mitochondrial, which translates to MNVLTRNLTQTLFKYNGAGLIQAAARSFSAPALDGKEIEKLVSNNKVVIFMKGNPDAPRCGFSNAVVQILRMHSVKYDSHDVLQNEALRQGIKDFSNWPTIPQVFINGEFVGGCDILLQMHQNGELIDELKKAGIESALAKESEK; encoded by the exons ATGAACGTCCTTACgcgaaatttgacccaaactCTGTTCAAATACAATGGGGCCGGGTTGATCCAGGCGGCCGCCCGCAGTTTCAGTGCGCCGGCACTGGATGGCAAGGAGATCGAGAAGCTGGTGAGCAACAATAAGGTGGTCATTTTCATGAAAGGTAACCCGGACGCACCGCGGTGCGGCTTCAGCAATGCGGTGGTACAGATACTGCGGATGCATTCGGTCAAATACGACAGCCACGATGTGCTGCAGAACGAAGCCCTCCGGCAAG GCATTAAGGACTTTTCGAACTGGCCCACCATCCCGCAAGTGTTCATCAACGGAGAGTTCGTAGGCGGGTGCGACATACTGCTGCAGATGCACCAAAACGGCGAGCTGATCGATGAGCTGAAAAAGGCCGGCATCGAGAGCGCACTGGCGAAGGAGTCCGAGAAGTGA
- the LOC120895299 gene encoding serine/threonine-protein phosphatase 4 regulatory subunit 2 — protein sequence MTMENQEEILLLLERFTKSKQKDIPRELEDYLNFVARTGDTLYRWVLVKPLFREKLVNVITDFHHNTPSIADIPQCPNVDPFNFERMKRALLERLDSFNSAPFTVQRICELLTEPRKQYTRIDKFMRAVEKNILVVSTQEPGRRRSDSENGDSLDSIVNGDLEVNVDIEMDNEQFHLEADALLPDSSDAVGSLHGSLGSEVGTASSAQRTAEGNEVNGGGSFMNSDGGTSQPSSKGGLSSESHEGVIDTNENATDGDIAAPLLEASLEASSSSATSTASAVAERTDKSDEIEPAPLQEEAASTATEDKENTASTTDAPPAQTVREEEITSARDDGIGEAAEKQREDGALEKAKEGSSVEEEKPVDEAGGQSLPNPAASGEVAAEEQTNAPLDDGEPQAKMVKYADDAAPQEEKSNLCTSVIKADVHASGDDGDSAMKQAEDTVAHLDSTATKPTDTTVGQSLTEQSATGGSSSAVATVLSGSADGESTVTSIAPVESSTPTGEEEKDGQEHSPGLQVETTVAAGVEGDAPAVEQLVAERAITEPTSTEVTSTNASEMELTTTATPQPASTDSSSSSAAAPTSDELEMELATASGSAPAATPTAAEVAVEEVDMAGGETTGATEMTTEDPKQDDNVMDIDESSVEMMDQ from the exons ATGACGATGGAAAATCAGGAAGaaatactgctgctgctggagcgcTTCACCAAATCGAAACAGAAGGACATCCCGCGCGAGCTCGAGGACTATCTGAACTTTGTAGCGCGCACGGGCGATACGCTGTACCGCTGGGTGCTGGTGAAGCCGCTGTTCCGCGAAAAGCTGGTCAACGTAATTACCGACTTCCATCACAACACGCCAAGCATCGCGG ACATTCCCCAATGCCCGAACGTGGACCCGTTCAACTTCGAGCGCATGAAGCGTGCCCTGCTGGAGCGGCTGGACTCGTTCAACTCCGCGCCCTTCACCGTGCAGCGCATCTGCGAGCTGCTGACGGAACCGCGCAAACAATACACGCGGATCGACAAATTTATGCGCGCGGTGGAAAAGAACATTTTAG TGGTCAGCACGCAGGAACCAGGCCGCCGGCGTAGTGACAGCGAGAATGGTGACTCACTCGACTCGATCGTCAACGGTGACCTGGAGGTGAACGTGGACATCGAGATGGACAACGAACAGTTCCATCTGGAAGCGGACGCACTGCTGCCCGACTCGAGTGACGCTGTCGGTTCGCTGCACGGCTCGCTCGGTTCCGAGGTCGGTACGGCCTCCTCCGCCCAGCGTACCGCCGAGGGCAATGAAGTGAACGGAGGCGGCTCCTTCATGAACAGCGACGGCGGTACCAGCCAACCCTCGTCCAAGGGCGGTCTATCTTCCGAGTCACACGAGGGCGTGATCGACACTAACGAAAATGCCACCGATGGTGATATAGCGGCGCCGCTACTGGAAGCTTCCCTCGAAGCGTCGTCGTCCTCCGCCACCTCCACTGCGTCGGCTGTCGCCGAACGAACCGACAAAAGCGATGAGATTGAACCGGCACCGCTGCAGGAGGAGGCGGCGAGCACGGCAACAGAGGACAAAGAAAACACCGCCAGCACGACGGACGCACCTCCCGCCCAAACGGTACGGGAGGAAGAGATTACCTCGGCACGGGACGATGGAATAGGCGAGGCGGCAGAGAAACAACGCGAGGACGGTGCGCTTGAAAAGGCGAAGGAAGGAAGTTCCGTGGAAGAAGAGAAACCCGTGGACGAAGCTGGCGGCCAGTCGCTACCAAACCCAGCAGCTTCCGGTGAGGTTGCAGCAGAAGAACAAACCAATGCACCACTGGACGATGGCGAACCGCAAGCCAAAATGGTGAAGTACGCCGATGATGCAGCACCACAGGAAGAAAAATCGAACCTTTGTACTAGCGTGATCAAGGCCGATGTGCATGCTTCCGGGGACGATGGCGATTCAGCGATGAAACAGGCTGAAGATACGGTGGCACACCTTGATAGCACCGCTACGAAGCCGACCGATACCACCGTAGGCCAGTCACTCACGGAGCAGAGTGCTACCGGTGGCAGCAGTTCCGCCGTTGCAACAGTTTTGTCCGGTAGCGCTGATGGTGAATCGACAGTCACTAGCATTGCACCAGTGGAAAGCAGTACTCCGACCGgcgaagaggagaaggacggCCAAGAACATTCCCCGGGACTGCAGGTGGAAACGACGGTAGCAGCGGGAGTGGAAGGGGATGCTCCGGCTGTTGAGCAGCTCGTAGCGGAGCGTGCAATAACCGAACCCACCTCCACCGAAGTAACGTCCACGAATGCGTCCGAGATGGAACTAACGACGACGGCAACACCACAACCGGCTTCaacagacagcagcagcagcagtgcagcgGCACCTACCTCGGACGAGCTAGAGATGGAGCTGGCGACGGCTTCCGGCTCTGccccagcagcaacaccgaCCGCAGCAGAGGTTGCAGTGGAGGAGGTCGACATGGCGGGCGGCGAAACGACGGGAGCAACGGAAATGACAACCGAGGACCCAAAACAGGACGACAATGTGATGGACATCGACGAGTCAAGCGTTGAGATGATGGATCAATAG